A window of Nicotiana tabacum cultivar K326 chromosome 24, ASM71507v2, whole genome shotgun sequence contains these coding sequences:
- the LOC107789280 gene encoding chaperonin 60 subunit beta 4, chloroplastic-like, with protein sequence MDQYTDERVSGSLLNTRAMAKELAGVDLVAELVGMRLGPKGRNVVLRNKYGPPNIIMAKLFLKRSIWTILWKMSRVKLVREAGAKTNNLAGDGCTTSIVLARDLSLSFSRLLRREQMLSKCERTAKALISELKLMSREVEDHELEDVAGVSAGNDYAIGNMISEALRQVGRKGVVTIEKGNYTETSLEVVEDYKPKDNAVKEKNLVLIVAERIDQNTLAPVSRNKLSCPKGSCYKSSIFWGVQESRAIA encoded by the exons ATGGATCAGTACACAGATGAAAGGGTATCTGGTTCTTTGTTGAACACAAGAGCTATGGCTAAAGAATT GGCAGGTGTGGATTTGGTGGCAGAGCTGGTTGGAATGAGATTGGGTCCAAAAGGAAGGAATGTAGTGCTTAGAAATAAATATGGTCCTCCCAACATAATTATGGCGAAATTGTTCTTAAAGAG ATCCATCTGGACAATCCTTTGGAAAATGTCAAGAGTAAAATTGGTTAGGGAAGCTGGTGCCAAGACTAATAATCTTGCTGGTGATGGTTGCACAACATCTATAGTGCTTGCTCGTGATCTG TCATTATCTTTCTCTAGGTTACTGCGACGGGAGCAAATGTTGTCCAAGTGTGAGAGAACTGCCAAAGCCCTTATTTCTGAGCTCAAGTTGATGTCTAGAGAG GTTGAGGATCACGAGCTGGAAGATGTTGCTGGTGTTAGTGCTGGCAATGATTATGCCATCGGGAACATGATCTCGGAAGCTCTAAGACAGGTTGGGAGAAAAGGTGTTGTCACAATTGAGAAAGGGAACTATACTGAAACCAGTCTAGAAGTTGTAGAAG ATTACAAACCAAAGGACAATGCAGTAAAGGAGAAAAACCTGGTTTTGATAGTCGCAGAGCGCATTGACCAGAACACTCTGGCTCCAGTAAGTAGGAACAAACTCAGTTGTCCTAAAGGTAGCTGCTATAAAAGCTCCATCTTTTGGGGAGTGCAAGAGTCAAGAGCCATTGCTTAG
- the LOC107789282 gene encoding uncharacterized protein LOC107789282, translated as MPFKQVNEFDSLNSYLREVYLGKEIIGELNTFVWENDEESWEDHFFKILEDMYPIMPPDLINDMWFEEKTWDDFKKDVDLLYQLDLKWLEDKSFYTTLEEALNKVVKAQESEIHHLILNDKIVQALEDDVVSMMLYFFYNTKLKHLVCVKIGRFRNKKSAIDEDEEPKRTMEMGMTPTRDLI; from the exons ATGCCTTTCAAACAAGTGAATGAATTTGATAG CTTGAATTCTTATTTGAGGGAGGTGTATTTGGGCAAAGAGATCATAGGAGAGTTAAATACTTTCGTTT GGGAAAATGATGAAGAGTCATGGGAGGACCATTTTTTCAAAATACTAGAGGACATGTATCCCATTATGCCCCCTGATTTGATCAA TGATATGTGGTTTGAAGAAAAGACATGGGATGATTTCAAAAAAGATGTTGATTTACTATATCAACTTGATTTG AAATGGCTGGAAGACAAAAGTTTTTACACAACTTTGGAAGAGGCTTTGAACAAGGTGGTCAAAGCCCAGGAATCAGAGATCCACCACCTTATACTTAATGACAAAATCGTTCAAGCTTTGGAAGATGATGTTGT TTCTATGATGCTCTACTTCTTTTACAACACAAAGCTGAAACATCTTGTGTGCGTCAAAATTGGAAGGTTCAG AAATAAGAAATCTGCCATCGATGAAGATGAAGAGCCGAAGAGGACCATGGAAATGGGGATGACTCCAACTAGAGATCTGATATAG